From a single Stigmatopora nigra isolate UIUO_SnigA chromosome 21, RoL_Snig_1.1, whole genome shotgun sequence genomic region:
- the ssr2 gene encoding translocon-associated protein subunit beta, which produces MMKTLHVFLVLALFALGSGEEGARLLASKSLLNRYAVEGRDLTLQYNIYNVGSSAALEVELSDDSFPPEDFGIVSGMLNVKWDRIAPASNVSHTVVLRPLKAGYFNFTSASVSYLAQEGGQVVVGYTSAPGQGGILAQREFDRRFSPHYLDWAAFGVMTLPSIGIPLLLWYSSKKKYDPPKSKKN; this is translated from the exons ATGATGAAAACGCTGCACGTCTTTTTGGTCCTGGCGCTTTTCGCCCTGGGCTCGGGAGAAGAGGGCGCCCGTTTGCTGGCGTCCAAGTCCCTGCTCAACCGTTATGCCGTCGAAGGACGAGACCTGACCCTGCAATACAATATTTACAACGTGGGCTCCAG CGCCGCTCTCGAGGTGGAGCTATCGGACGATTCGTTCCCTCCAGAGGACTTTGGGATCGTCTCGGGAATGCTGAACGTCAAATGGGACAGGATTGCACC AGCCAGCAACGTGTCCCACACCGTGGTGCTTCGCCCCCTGAAGGCCGGCTACTTTAACTTCACCTCGGCTTCGGTCAGCTATTTGGCTCAGGAGGGCGGGCAAGTTGTG GTGGGCTACACCAGCGCCCCCGGTCAAGGAGGCATCCTGGCTCAGCGGGAGTTCGACCGCCGCTTTTCCCCGCATTAT CTGGACTGGGCCGCTTTTGGCGTGATGACCCTCCCTTCCATCGGAATCCCGCTCCTGCTCTGGTACTCCAGCAAGAAGAAGTACGACCCACCCAAGTCTAAAAAGAACTAA